A single region of the Musa acuminata AAA Group cultivar baxijiao chromosome BXJ1-11, Cavendish_Baxijiao_AAA, whole genome shotgun sequence genome encodes:
- the LOC135584303 gene encoding uncharacterized protein LOC135584303 isoform X2 translates to MLRRFLRARNLDVEKASALFLKYLEWRCTAVPNGFISETEIKNELSHKEVFTQGFDKLGRPIVVYHPAKHFCSNREMDELKRFVVYILDKLCARMPTGQEKFTCIADLNGWGYSNCDIRGYLASLDILQNRYPERLGKAYLIHVPYIFMRVWKILYQFLDKNTKEKFIFIENKDLKATLLEEIDESQLPEIYGGKLPLVPVEESTV, encoded by the exons ATGCTAAGAAGGTTTCTGCGTGCACGTAATCTGGATGTCGAGAAAGCCTCGGCCCTATTCCTAAAATACCTCGAATGGAGATGTACAGCAGTACCAAATGGTTTCATCTCTGAGACTGAAATCAAGAATGAGCTTTCTCACAAGGAAGTATTCACACAGGGATTCGATAAGTTGGGGCGCCCCATAGTTGTTTATCATCCCGCTAAACATTTCTGCTCCAACCGAGAGATGGATGAGTTGAAGC GTTTTGTTGTGTATATTCTTGATAAACTATGTGCCAg AATGCCTACAGGTCAGGAGAAGTTCACATGTATTGCAGATCTTAATGGTTGGGGCTACTCAAACTGCGATATCCGGGGTTACCTTGCATCTCTAGACATCTTACAG AATCGCTACCCGGAAAGGCTAGGCAAAGCATATCTAATCCATGTACCGTATATTTTCATGAGGGTTTGGAAGATCTTATATCAATTTCTCGATAAGAATACCAAGGAAAAG TTTATCTTCATCGAGAATAAGGATCTGAAAGCTACACTACTAGAAGAAATTGATGAGAGTCAACTCCCCGAGATATATGGAGGAAAGTTGCCATTGGTTCCAGTTGAAGAATCCACAGTCTAA